A stretch of the Streptococcus oralis genome encodes the following:
- a CDS encoding alpha-L-fucosidase has translation MNRYLFEKGQTFSIRKLTVGVASVIVGLAFFASGIVRADETSPATTSNLDQQMKQVADIEETKAEPVKEEDRVEAEKQETPVADTNSADLLPEDIQDRAYPDTPVKELDTTTIVDQKASPTVETKSILKDKEEAPKESENGNRAIINGGQDLKHINYEGQPATAATMVYSTYNAGEQRYLVSGSGIFVAPNLILTVAHNFLEANKETGEGHIRGGKSAQFYYNVGSNSEKKNSLPSSGTTVLFREKDIHFWNKKEFGKGYKNDLALVEAPIPLPIASPNKAATFAPLAEHKTHQPGEAISTIGYPTDSSSKELKQPILAGQLYKADGTIRSVESYDDKGTTGITYKTTSVSGLSGGGIVDSQGKVLGVHQHGTVDNGVAEKDRFGGGLVLSPEQLKWVKDMIAKYGVKGWYQGDNGNRYYFTDEGRMLRNEKAVIGGNEYSFNQDGIATLTKGVEYGRVVIQHEDEEGNPVKDNDTFIEQTAVDSPFDYNFKKEIEKTDFYQKNKDKYEIVSIDGVAVNKQLKDTWTEDHNVVSKAPAGTRIIKVVYKVNKGTFKVYYRQKGSTTELAEATVDNNDGQEYDVSFVNTFHAKDIAGYRPVKASLEARIQQKGVNEVVFEYEPVADTANPTTPTPPVAHPEDKETEIGNHGPLPSKAQLDYHKEELAAFIHYGMNTYTNSEWGNGKEDPRYFNPTNLDTDQWIRTLKETGFKRTIMVVKHHDGFVAYPSKYTNHTVAASPWKDGKGDLLEEVSKSASKYDMNMGVYLSPWDANHPKYHVATEKEYNQYYLNQLKEILGNPKYGNKGKFIEVWMDGARGSGAQKVTYTFDEWFKYIKEAEGDIAIFSAQPTSVRWIGNERGIAGDPVWHKVKRANITDDVKNEYLNHGDPDGDMYSVGEADVSIRSGWFYHDNQQPKSLKELMDIYFKSVGRGTPLLLNIPPNKEGKFADADVARLKEFKATLDQMYATDFAKGATVTASSTRQNHLYKESHLTDGKDDTSWALSNDATTGSFTVDLGQKRRFDVVELKEDIAKGQRISGFKIEVEINGRWVTYGEGSTVGYRRLVQGKPVEAQKIRVTITGAQATPILTNFSVYKTPSSIEKTDGYPLGLEYHSNTTADTAGTTWYNESEGVRGTSMWTNQKDAKVSYTFTGTKAYVVSTVDPGHGEMSVYVDGQKVADVQTKNASRKRSQKVFETGDLAPGQHTITLVNKTGEPIATEGIYTLNNDSKGMFELESTNYEVEKGKPVTVKIKRVGGSKGAATVRFITEPGTGVHGKVYQDTTQDVTFKDGETEKTVTIPTIDFTEQADSVFDFKAKLTSVSDGALLGFATDATIQVMKAELLIKDQTSYDDQASQLDYSPGWHHETNSADKYQKTESWASFGRLTDEQKKKTTVTAYFYGTGLDIKGYVDPNHGIYKVFLDGKEVPYQEGMGNASTIDGKKYFSGHAAQRQGNQTLVSLKGLDENLHAVTLQLDPDRNDLSRNIGIQVDQFITRGEGSELYSKADIIQSISKWKDDLSNFDPAGLKNTATARQAFQANLEKLRNQLSADAVDVQEVMLTVSALQDILSKDENYQRGQEEPSPEQPEQPEEPEKPDQPEQPAEPKQPEIEYDKAMDSLTKAIEKKVAELESNKEAKKKLLEIADQAIAAIQEAKTQEAVNQALETALEQINKLKAAQPEKPAQPEQPAEPENPVQPEKPAQPEKPTEPEKPAQPEKPAQPEKPAQPEKPAQPEKPAQPEKPVQPEKPAQPEQPAQPEKPAQPEKPAEPEKPAQPENPTQPEKPAQPETPAQPEKPAQSENPTQPEKPAEPEKPVQPEKPTQPETPAQPEKPAQPEKPAQPEKPITSSSPEEGVKDLVFTLPSLEIVNKVVPFKTIRRENPQLDKGKEQVLSEGKDGLLVEYVEVDGDNRKVLQTEATPAQDRVIEVGSKQSSVGTEAPPVVTLPEYVLPRETEKPAPAVTDNSSSKDEKAPVTATIKEDKERLLPATGEQEATAFLFLAAITSILSLLIFQKNFKD, from the coding sequence ATGAATCGATACCTTTTTGAAAAAGGGCAAACATTTAGCATTCGGAAGTTGACTGTAGGTGTGGCATCTGTTATCGTGGGACTGGCATTTTTTGCTTCTGGAATCGTGCGTGCAGACGAAACGTCTCCTGCCACGACATCCAATTTAGATCAGCAAATGAAACAAGTCGCAGATATAGAAGAGACCAAGGCTGAACCAGTCAAAGAAGAAGACCGTGTAGAAGCTGAAAAACAAGAAACACCTGTTGCAGATACTAACAGTGCTGACTTGCTCCCTGAAGACATTCAGGACCGTGCCTATCCAGACACACCTGTCAAAGAACTCGATACGACTACTATCGTTGACCAAAAAGCTAGTCCAACAGTAGAAACTAAGAGCATTCTAAAGGACAAGGAAGAAGCTCCAAAAGAATCTGAGAACGGAAACCGTGCCATCATTAACGGTGGACAAGACCTCAAACACATCAACTACGAGGGACAACCTGCTACTGCTGCTACTATGGTTTACAGCACTTACAATGCAGGGGAGCAACGCTACCTCGTTTCAGGCTCAGGTATCTTCGTAGCACCTAACCTGATCCTTACCGTTGCTCATAACTTCTTAGAGGCCAATAAAGAAACTGGCGAGGGTCACATTCGTGGTGGAAAATCTGCCCAGTTCTACTATAACGTTGGTTCAAACAGCGAAAAGAAAAACTCACTGCCATCTTCTGGAACTACGGTTTTATTCAGAGAAAAAGACATCCATTTCTGGAACAAGAAAGAGTTTGGAAAAGGCTATAAGAATGACCTTGCTCTTGTAGAAGCTCCTATTCCTCTTCCGATTGCTAGTCCAAACAAAGCAGCAACCTTTGCGCCTTTAGCGGAGCACAAGACGCATCAGCCGGGAGAAGCCATCAGTACGATTGGCTACCCAACTGACTCGAGCTCAAAAGAACTGAAACAACCTATCCTAGCTGGTCAGCTTTACAAGGCAGATGGGACCATCCGATCTGTTGAGTCCTATGATGATAAGGGAACGACTGGTATCACCTACAAAACCACTTCTGTATCTGGTTTGTCTGGTGGAGGGATTGTCGATAGCCAAGGAAAAGTTCTGGGTGTTCACCAACACGGAACCGTTGACAATGGTGTCGCTGAAAAGGATCGCTTTGGTGGCGGACTCGTCCTTTCACCTGAACAACTGAAATGGGTTAAGGACATGATTGCCAAGTATGGTGTGAAAGGCTGGTACCAAGGTGATAACGGAAATCGTTACTACTTTACTGATGAAGGACGTATGCTTCGGAATGAGAAAGCTGTGATCGGAGGCAACGAATATTCCTTTAACCAAGATGGTATTGCTACCTTGACCAAGGGAGTTGAGTACGGTCGTGTGGTTATCCAACACGAAGACGAAGAAGGAAATCCTGTCAAAGATAATGACACCTTTATCGAACAGACAGCTGTTGATTCGCCATTTGACTATAATTTCAAAAAAGAAATCGAGAAAACGGACTTCTACCAGAAGAATAAAGACAAATACGAAATTGTATCCATTGATGGCGTAGCAGTCAATAAACAGCTAAAAGATACTTGGACTGAAGATCACAATGTTGTCAGCAAAGCGCCTGCCGGTACACGTATCATCAAGGTAGTCTATAAAGTCAACAAAGGCACCTTCAAAGTTTACTACCGTCAAAAAGGAAGCACTACTGAACTAGCGGAAGCGACAGTTGATAACAATGACGGTCAAGAGTATGACGTTTCCTTTGTCAACACCTTCCATGCAAAAGACATTGCTGGCTACCGTCCAGTAAAAGCTAGCTTGGAAGCAAGGATCCAGCAAAAAGGTGTGAATGAGGTCGTCTTTGAATACGAGCCAGTCGCTGATACGGCTAATCCAACGACTCCGACTCCACCAGTCGCTCATCCAGAAGATAAAGAAACTGAGATTGGCAATCATGGACCTCTTCCAAGCAAGGCTCAACTCGATTACCACAAGGAAGAATTGGCAGCTTTCATCCACTACGGAATGAACACCTATACCAATTCTGAATGGGGTAATGGGAAAGAAGACCCTCGATACTTCAATCCAACCAACTTGGATACTGACCAGTGGATTCGCACTCTGAAGGAAACGGGCTTCAAACGAACCATTATGGTTGTTAAACACCACGACGGATTCGTTGCTTACCCATCTAAGTACACCAACCATACCGTAGCTGCTAGCCCATGGAAAGATGGAAAAGGTGACCTTCTCGAAGAAGTTTCCAAGTCTGCTAGCAAGTACGACATGAACATGGGGGTTTACCTATCACCATGGGATGCCAACCATCCAAAATACCATGTCGCAACCGAAAAAGAATACAACCAATACTATCTCAACCAGCTGAAAGAAATCCTTGGTAATCCGAAATACGGTAATAAAGGGAAATTTATCGAGGTTTGGATGGACGGTGCGCGTGGTAGCGGTGCCCAAAAAGTAACCTATACCTTTGATGAATGGTTCAAATACATCAAAGAAGCTGAAGGAGATATTGCTATCTTCTCTGCTCAACCGACAAGCGTTCGCTGGATTGGAAATGAACGGGGGATAGCAGGCGACCCTGTATGGCATAAAGTCAAAAGGGCCAACATCACAGACGATGTGAAAAACGAATACCTCAACCATGGTGACCCTGATGGTGATATGTACTCTGTAGGGGAAGCTGATGTTTCGATTCGTTCTGGCTGGTTCTATCATGACAATCAACAGCCGAAATCACTCAAAGAATTGATGGACATCTACTTCAAGTCTGTTGGTCGTGGAACCCCACTCCTTCTCAATATTCCACCAAATAAAGAAGGAAAATTTGCAGATGCAGATGTGGCTCGCTTGAAGGAATTCAAGGCAACCCTAGACCAAATGTATGCAACTGACTTTGCCAAAGGTGCCACTGTAACAGCAAGTTCTACTCGTCAAAACCACCTTTACAAGGAAAGCCACCTCACAGACGGTAAAGATGACACCAGCTGGGCGCTCTCAAATGATGCCACAACCGGTAGCTTTACAGTCGATTTGGGGCAAAAGAGACGCTTTGACGTCGTTGAACTCAAGGAAGACATCGCCAAAGGTCAACGTATCTCTGGTTTCAAGATTGAAGTCGAAATCAATGGACGTTGGGTGACATACGGCGAAGGTTCGACCGTTGGTTACCGTCGCTTGGTTCAAGGCAAGCCTGTAGAAGCACAAAAAATCCGTGTAACCATCACCGGTGCTCAAGCAACTCCAATCTTGACCAACTTCTCAGTCTACAAGACACCAAGTAGCATTGAAAAGACAGATGGCTACCCTCTTGGACTTGAATACCACTCAAACACAACGGCAGATACAGCTGGAACAACTTGGTACAATGAATCTGAAGGTGTTCGTGGCACTTCTATGTGGACCAATCAAAAAGATGCCAAAGTAAGCTATACCTTCACAGGAACCAAGGCCTATGTTGTCTCTACAGTCGATCCAGGTCACGGAGAAATGTCCGTCTACGTTGATGGTCAAAAGGTTGCAGATGTGCAAACTAAGAATGCTAGCCGTAAACGTAGCCAAAAAGTCTTTGAGACAGGCGATTTAGCACCAGGCCAACACACTATTACCCTCGTGAACAAAACAGGCGAACCAATTGCTACAGAAGGGATCTACACCCTAAACAATGATAGCAAGGGAATGTTTGAACTCGAGTCTACTAACTACGAAGTCGAAAAAGGAAAACCCGTCACTGTTAAGATTAAACGTGTTGGTGGAAGCAAGGGGGCTGCTACTGTTCGCTTCATCACAGAACCTGGAACTGGGGTTCACGGTAAAGTTTACCAAGATACAACTCAAGATGTGACCTTTAAAGATGGAGAAACAGAAAAGACTGTTACCATCCCAACGATTGACTTTACAGAACAGGCCGACTCTGTCTTTGACTTCAAAGCCAAGCTTACTTCTGTTTCTGATGGTGCCTTGCTCGGTTTTGCTACCGATGCAACCATCCAAGTGATGAAAGCTGAATTGCTGATCAAGGATCAAACAAGTTATGATGACCAAGCTAGTCAGTTGGATTACAGTCCTGGCTGGCACCATGAAACCAATTCCGCAGATAAATACCAAAAGACGGAGTCTTGGGCTTCCTTTGGTCGCTTAACTGATGAACAAAAGAAAAAGACAACCGTAACAGCTTACTTCTACGGTACTGGACTTGATATCAAGGGCTATGTTGATCCAAATCATGGTATCTACAAGGTATTCCTCGACGGCAAAGAAGTTCCTTACCAAGAGGGTATGGGAAATGCTTCAACTATTGATGGTAAGAAATACTTTAGCGGTCACGCTGCCCAACGCCAAGGCAATCAAACTCTGGTTAGCCTAAAAGGTCTGGACGAAAACTTGCACGCAGTCACCCTTCAACTCGATCCTGATCGAAACGATTTGTCTCGAAATATCGGTATCCAGGTAGACCAATTCATCACTCGTGGCGAAGGTAGCGAACTCTACAGCAAGGCAGATATCATCCAGTCTATCTCAAAATGGAAAGACGATCTGTCCAACTTTGATCCAGCAGGCTTGAAAAATACGGCTACTGCACGCCAAGCTTTCCAAGCAAATCTAGAAAAATTGAGAAACCAACTCAGTGCTGATGCAGTGGATGTTCAAGAAGTCATGTTGACAGTCAGTGCCCTACAAGATATCCTATCCAAGGACGAGAACTATCAAAGAGGCCAAGAGGAACCTAGTCCAGAGCAACCGGAACAACCAGAAGAACCTGAGAAACCTGACCAGCCTGAGCAACCAGCTGAACCAAAACAACCGGAAATTGAGTACGATAAGGCTATGGACAGCTTGACAAAAGCTATCGAGAAAAAAGTCGCTGAACTTGAATCCAACAAGGAAGCTAAGAAGAAATTGTTAGAAATTGCTGACCAAGCCATTGCTGCCATCCAAGAAGCTAAAACTCAGGAAGCAGTCAATCAAGCGCTAGAAACTGCTCTCGAACAAATCAACAAGCTCAAAGCAGCTCAGCCTGAAAAACCGGCGCAACCTGAACAACCTGCCGAGCCTGAGAATCCAGTTCAACCGGAAAAACCGGCGCAACCTGAGAAACCTACTGAGCCTGAAAAACCGGCGCAACCTGAGAAACCTGCTCAGCCTGAAAAACCTGCTCAGCCTGAGAAACCTGCTCAGCCTGAAAAGCCGGCTCAGCCTGAAAAGCCAGTTCAACCGGAAAAACCGGCGCAACCGGAACAACCCGCTCAACCGGAAAAGCCAGCTCAACCTGAGAAACCTGCTGAGCCTGAAAAACCAGCTCAGCCTGAAAATCCGACTCAACCGGAAAAACCTGCTCAACCGGAAACTCCAGCGCAACCTGAGAAACCTGCTCAGTCTGAAAATCCGACTCAACCGGAAAAACCTGCTGAGCCTGAAAAGCCAGTTCAGCCTGAAAAACCAACTCAACCGGAAACTCCGGCTCAGCCTGAAAAGCCAGCGCAACCTGAGAAACCGGCGCAACCGGAAAAACCAATTACTTCTTCAAGTCCTGAGGAAGGGGTTAAAGACCTTGTCTTTACACTTCCAAGCTTAGAAATCGTCAATAAGGTCGTACCGTTCAAGACGATTCGTCGCGAAAACCCACAATTAGACAAAGGAAAAGAACAAGTTCTATCAGAAGGGAAAGACGGTCTCTTAGTCGAGTATGTTGAAGTGGACGGTGACAATCGCAAGGTTCTCCAGACAGAAGCAACTCCAGCTCAAGATCGAGTGATTGAGGTAGGTAGCAAACAAAGCTCAGTTGGAACAGAAGCGCCACCGGTTGTGACCCTTCCTGAGTATGTTCTACCAAGAGAGACTGAAAAACCTGCGCCAGCCGTAACAGATAACTCATCATCAAAAGATGAAAAAGCTCCTGTTACAGCTACAATCAAAGAAGACAAGGAAAGACTACTCCCTGCAACTGGGGAACAAGAAGCAACTGCCTTCCTCTTCTTGGCAGCCATTACTTCTATCTTGTCTCTCCTCATTTTCCAAAAGAATTTCAAAGACTAA
- a CDS encoding glutathione peroxidase, with translation MTSIYDFSVLNQNNQATPLESYRGKVLLIVNTATGCGLTPQYQGLQELYERYQDKGFEILDFPCNQFMGQAPGSAEEINSFCSLYYQTTFPRFAKIKVNGKEADPLYVWLKDQKSGPLGKRIEWNFAKFLIDRDGQVLERFSSKTDPQTIQESLQKIP, from the coding sequence ATGACTAGTATATATGATTTTTCCGTTTTGAACCAAAACAACCAAGCAACTCCCCTGGAGAGCTATCGTGGCAAGGTTCTCTTGATTGTCAACACTGCTACCGGATGTGGTTTAACGCCCCAGTACCAGGGACTTCAAGAACTCTATGAACGCTATCAAGATAAGGGCTTTGAAATCCTAGATTTCCCTTGCAATCAGTTTATGGGACAAGCACCCGGTAGCGCAGAGGAAATCAATAGTTTCTGTAGCCTATACTATCAGACCACTTTCCCTCGCTTTGCCAAGATCAAGGTCAACGGCAAGGAGGCTGATCCTCTTTATGTTTGGCTAAAAGACCAGAAATCTGGCCCGCTAGGAAAACGAATCGAATGGAATTTTGCTAAGTTTCTCATTGACCGAGATGGGCAAGTCCTTGAGCGCTTCTCTTCCAAAACAGACCCCCAAACCATCCAAGAGTCTCTTCAAAAAATACCCTAA
- a CDS encoding DUF3278 domain-containing protein, whose translation MKKEDLTTRLLKLFFHIQGPFDECRQEMIYKACARALIQIVYSSLLLFLFYLLFGRFIELVRDAMPYLYFGLIFVLASRARLAVRNLHLDKDDPSEIHHKSYSKSQIKVRSWGVFISIQLGLFLLLIFHKLFVQHLPLDTFWDNLSQFDKMLPLLVLGLGIGAIFGTMTYAFLSEHEVKHSESGMHKENIEK comes from the coding sequence ATGAAAAAAGAAGATCTCACCACTCGCTTACTCAAACTATTCTTTCACATACAAGGGCCTTTTGATGAATGCCGTCAAGAGATGATTTACAAGGCTTGTGCCCGTGCCTTGATCCAAATCGTTTACTCCTCCCTCCTACTCTTCTTGTTCTATCTCCTATTTGGACGCTTCATAGAGTTGGTTCGAGATGCCATGCCCTACCTCTATTTTGGACTTATCTTCGTCCTCGCATCTAGGGCGAGACTAGCAGTTCGCAACTTACATTTAGACAAGGATGACCCGTCCGAAATCCATCACAAAAGCTACAGCAAAAGCCAAATCAAAGTTCGTAGTTGGGGTGTATTCATCAGTATTCAGCTTGGTCTCTTCCTCTTACTAATCTTTCATAAACTCTTTGTTCAGCATCTTCCTCTCGACACCTTTTGGGACAATCTCTCCCAGTTCGATAAAATGCTCCCTTTACTAGTCTTGGGTTTAGGAATTGGAGCCATCTTTGGAACCATGACCTATGCCTTTTTATCGGAACACGAGGTGAAACACTCTGAATCAGGAATGCATAAGGAGAATATAGAAAAATGA
- a CDS encoding DUF3278 domain-containing protein: MKKETLTDKLIKRTYGISGPLDEHKRREADRIGNQVFIVLFYLMIFGNLIPFVLAYKYPQIVAIGYPLVVFGISMMAALYVVSQTKKTGITAIDPEMLSKKESKQLHFPGLKAGLIYGIAIFFIMPLIDTLTSENPNFISSLLNSKHILKTILGAFFFGLMMQIIVSLRIQKAKKDQEDD, translated from the coding sequence ATGAAAAAAGAAACTCTCACTGACAAACTCATCAAACGCACATATGGCATTTCTGGCCCCCTTGACGAACACAAACGGCGCGAGGCCGATCGTATCGGGAATCAGGTCTTTATCGTTCTCTTTTATCTCATGATATTTGGCAACCTCATTCCCTTTGTCCTTGCTTATAAATACCCACAAATTGTCGCTATCGGCTATCCTCTCGTGGTGTTTGGCATTTCGATGATGGCTGCCCTCTATGTGGTCTCTCAAACCAAGAAAACGGGCATCACAGCTATTGATCCCGAAATGTTAAGTAAGAAAGAAAGTAAACAACTGCATTTTCCTGGTCTAAAAGCGGGCCTAATCTATGGAATAGCGATATTTTTTATAATGCCACTCATCGATACCCTAACCAGTGAAAATCCAAATTTCATCAGTTCTCTTCTGAATTCAAAACATATTTTAAAAACGATACTGGGAGCGTTCTTTTTTGGACTGATGATGCAAATTATCGTCTCTCTTCGCATTCAAAAAGCAAAGAAAGACCAAGAAGACGACTAG
- a CDS encoding helix-turn-helix transcriptional regulator yields MNRVKEFRKELGISQLELAKDIGVSRQTINMIENDKYNPTLELCLNLARSLQTDLNSLFWEDDF; encoded by the coding sequence ATGAATCGTGTGAAAGAATTCCGCAAGGAACTGGGCATTTCCCAGCTCGAGCTCGCCAAAGATATCGGTGTCTCGAGACAGACCATCAACATGATTGAAAATGACAAGTACAATCCAACCCTAGAACTCTGTCTCAACCTCGCCCGCAGCCTCCAAACTGACCTCAATAGCCTCTTTTGGGAAGACGATTTTTAA
- the rsmH gene encoding 16S rRNA (cytosine(1402)-N(4))-methyltransferase RsmH: protein MTKEFHHVTVLLHETIDMLDVKPDGTYVDATLGGAGHSEYLLSKLSEKGHLYAFDQDQNAIDNAQKRLAPYIEKGMVTFIKDNFRHLQARLQEAGVQEIDGICYDLGVSSPQLDQRERGFSYKKDAPLDMRMNQEASLTAYEVVNHYDYHDLVRIFFKYGEDKFSKQIARKIEQAREVKPIETTTELAEIIKSAKPAKELKKKGHPAKQIFQAIRIEVNDELGAADESIQQAMDMLALDGRISVITFHSLEDRLTKQLFKEASTVEVPKGLPFIPDDLKPKMELVSRKPILPSAEELEANNRSHSAKLRVARKIHK from the coding sequence ATGACAAAAGAATTTCATCATGTAACGGTCTTGCTTCATGAAACGATTGATATGCTTGACGTAAAACCTGACGGTACCTACGTTGATGCGACCTTAGGCGGAGCAGGCCATAGCGAATATTTATTAAGTAAATTGAGCGAAAAAGGGCATCTCTATGCCTTTGACCAGGACCAGAATGCCATTGACAATGCGCAAAAAAGGTTGGCACCCTATATCGAAAAGGGGATGGTAACCTTTATCAAGGATAACTTCCGTCATTTGCAGGCACGTTTGCAGGAGGCTGGTGTCCAGGAAATTGATGGAATTTGTTATGACTTGGGAGTGTCCAGTCCTCAGCTGGATCAGCGTGAGCGTGGCTTTTCTTATAAAAAGGATGCGCCACTGGATATGCGGATGAATCAGGAAGCTAGTCTGACGGCCTATGAGGTGGTCAATCATTATGACTATCATGACTTGGTTCGGATCTTTTTCAAGTATGGTGAGGATAAGTTTTCTAAACAGATTGCTCGTAAGATTGAGCAAGCGCGTGAGGTGAAACCAATTGAGACGACGACGGAGTTGGCAGAGATTATCAAGTCTGCCAAGCCTGCCAAGGAACTCAAGAAAAAGGGGCACCCTGCCAAGCAGATTTTCCAGGCTATCCGAATCGAAGTCAATGATGAGCTGGGTGCAGCAGATGAATCCATCCAGCAGGCTATGGACATGCTGGCTCTGGATGGGAGAATCTCGGTCATTACCTTCCATTCGCTGGAAGACCGCTTGACCAAGCAACTATTTAAAGAAGCTTCAACAGTGGAAGTTCCCAAAGGCTTGCCCTTCATTCCAGATGACCTTAAGCCCAAGATGGAATTGGTATCCCGCAAGCCAATCTTGCCAAGTGCTGAAGAGCTAGAAGCCAACAACCGTTCGCATTCAGCTAAGTTGCGCGTGGCTAGAAAAATTCACAAGTAA
- the ftsL gene encoding cell division protein FtsL, whose translation MAERIEKTSQLLQTKFKGFSRVEKAFYVSIAATMIILAISVVFMQTKLLQVQNELTKVNAQIEEKKTELDDAKQEVNELIRSERLKEIANSKDLQLNNENIRAAE comes from the coding sequence ATGGCAGAAAGAATCGAAAAAACAAGCCAGTTATTGCAAACGAAGTTTAAAGGTTTTTCACGTGTGGAAAAGGCCTTCTATGTTTCGATTGCTGCAACAATGATTATCCTGGCAATTAGCGTTGTGTTTATGCAGACCAAGCTATTACAAGTTCAGAATGAATTAACTAAGGTCAATGCTCAAATCGAAGAAAAGAAAACAGAGCTAGACGATGCCAAGCAAGAGGTCAATGAATTGATTCGTTCAGAACGTTTGAAAGAGATTGCAAACTCTAAGGATTTGCAGTTGAATAACGAAAATATCCGAGCAGCGGAGTAA